The window tcatacacattcatttgcatatcatatcttagtctctgttaccatttattgatacatgaCATCATCATtctgggctgattttcatgacattgtgagcctgagagactgaagagattgaagactgagtgaggtcgagatcctgatggtgaggatattgatgggaacgggttgcacgacgcagcatgtattattgatttataattggatcgggttgcacattgcagcgtgttttattaatttatgccataattggcttgttatagcgcttgggctaaaggagcttatccggagtctgtacacccccagtgagcgcaggtacctactgagtgcgagtgtcgagtacGAGTGCCGAGAGCGAGTGCCAAGTGATTGGGAGGAGTAAGTGactatgaggactgagtgactgtgaggactgagtgactgggaggactgagtgaattgatactctaagagtatgcatatgattttattactgagttgcattgcattcgacatgcacacttgacatacgggcataaagatgcattttcctcatgatgtacgacattgcgtcattcatgacttcacataaaCATTGGCATGTAGGCAAATAGATgcactttcctcatgccatttgaaaatgaaacatttacatgttgaaagttttgggaaaaatcacagttttacaaacgtactcatattttggtgatttcgataaaagatttgggtttttactgacatacttgaaaagcatacctattttccggaactgtgaacgagctgagcattatatctctgaattacttcttttattatttttattatgttgttatgaactattgttggctattggtgttggactccgacctttgttccagcttgtcactattttcaacctaagattaggtttgttacttattgagtacatggggtcggttgtactcatactacacttttgcaccttgcgtacagatgttggatgctgatgttgatgTGCACGACAGgagttggatttgaagatgtacctgcattccgatcatagctgcctcttgatcttggtagctttagaattttaatcagTTCATGTAtgtttcaaatagatgatgtgctttatttcataccaactttgtaaattctaaatcttagaagctcatggttTGTTCTACCAGTCCATggaaaattcttgtataaaagcagttgtattataatttcttttttgtataAATCTCATTAGATTGGTTAGATGTTAATTGGCTTACCGGACGGGTTGGGTTgagttccatcacgactagttggattttgtatcgtgacaagttggtatcagagctctaggttcataggttctacaagtcatgagaaagtgtctagtagagtcttgcggatcagtatgatgacgtccatacctatcttcgagaggctgcagggcatttaggataaatttctcatctttctttccttatcgtgcggtattgattcagcatgaagcgtaactctttgaattccttccacgcatttgtatgcgcatgtgagcgctcgatatcGGTTGTGTCGACAGCTTGTGatcccatggatgaggtgcgagatgtgatttcagtGGACTGATGATAggccaatctggaggacttgaggcagGGTTTTGACCGTAGCTTGATTATGGGGATTTTGGCTGTGTGAACACGTggttttggacttatatgtctggtagcgTCTCTATGAGTGGAATTGGTgactcgatgagtggttggatggctatatgatgtgTATTATGTGACTGTGGGATGTGTTCAAATgtgttgaatgtgacgagaatagtttgcttgagatgtaaaaaggactattgggtacTAGATTTATGTCTTGATGtgatgtatagtctcgagttatgagtgtattgaaagatttttcatgttgtttaattgtggaacgaagtagattttcatgtcttgttgtgtGTTTAGACtcgagaagattaagtgatggcgtagtaatcgtggctgcgaaagggtatagcaagatgtcaatttgaggctaagcaggtgggttatatatatatatatataaattaaagcAGAGAAGTTGTAAATAGCAGGTATGAGTGAGAACcttatatatatcgaaaggcCCAATGTCCCTTCACTAAAATTGCACTAATCGGTCGTGCCACTGTTTGTTAAGTGTTATATTGTCTCTGACTGTTAACATATCACAACAAATTTGTACTTGTTAACTGAAGTGTTCTAAACAACAAATTCCTTTCTGGCCTTCCTCTAGCATTTTAGATTAAGGGCTTAACATATTGCTCCAGTATTTCTCaagtacaaaaaaatatatatgttgagtacaaacacttgaaagtaCCCCTCCCTGCTAGCGTCCTTCTTCGACTGTAATTGTCACCTGATTAATGACCAATTGTACCAATGCACAATGATCCATCGACTCTTTTAGTAGCAAATTAGAGGTTAACTAGGATAAAACAGTTCAATCATCGAGTACCCCTGCTAGCGTCCTTCTTCGACTGTAATTGTCACTTGATTGTTGGAGACAATGTATTGCTTACTGGAGGAAGAAGACGGTTTCCTAGAAATGTGCGTCCTTATTACAAAAGCTGGTCGATTAGGTTGTGGAAGACTACTACCTTCGCCTCCCAGCATTAAAATAACATCTGACATGTTAGGACGTATATTTGGATCTTCTTGTACACACAGGAGCCCAATATTTATGCACTTTGTTGCTTCACTTGTGTTGCAAGATTCAAGTAAGGACTTGTCTATCAATTGTATTTCAGCTTCTTCTGTCCACAATTTCCATGCCTGTGATAGCTAGACTTTCTATCAGAGAATCAAAGCTAAGTAAAAGATACAATATTACTTCATGGGAAACTTTTTCACTTACATAGCCCAACAAGTTCAAGGCTTCTTCTGATTCATAAAATCCCGTATTCCTCCTTCCACTAACTATCTCAAGTAGGACTACTCCGAAACTAAATACATCTGACTTGATGGAAAACAATCCGTCCAGTGCATACTCAGGAGACATATAGCCACTGATGAAAAAAGCATTCAGTATAAGATTTTTTCACTTCCTGCTAGGAATTAATGAGATGAAGGGATGTTCTACTTACTAGGTCCCCACTATTTTCTTTGTATTTGCCTCCGTTCCTTTTCCTTCAACTATCCTTGCCaagccaaaatctgaaattttcggAATCATCTCCTCATCTAGTAACACATTACTAGCTTTTAAATCTCTATGAATGATCCGCAGTCGTGAATCATGGTGTAGATAAGCAATACCCCGTGCAATGCCCAATATGATGTCATAACGCTTCTCCCAATCCAATAATTGACAAAGTGTTCCATCTTGTATCATTACCATGAAAAAGTTTAGTGATGTCAATAAAATTAGATCAATTAtccttgtcaaaaaaaaaaaaaaaaatcaattataaAAACATTAAAAAATTTGAGAATAAAAAACTTGTTTTGGCAAACTTACCGAATATGAATGTATCTAAACTTTTGTTCGGCATATATTCGTAGAGTAATATCTGTTCAGTTGTATTAATGCAATAGCCCAATAGCCTCACCAAATTTCGATGTTGAAGTTTTGCAATTAAAGTTACTTCATTCTTAAATTCATCTATGCCTTGTCCTGAATGAGTAGATAACCTTTTCACTGCAATTTCCTTTTCTCCTGGAAAGATACCCTGCCAAAAGTTTTTCATCTCATTACTCTAAGGTCAATGTGGCCGTACCAGTTCACAGATTCTTAAGAATGAAATTTCCACCTTGTAAACAGGACCAAATCCTCCTTGTCCGAGCTTATTTGCATTTGAAAAGTTGTCAGTAGCTGCCAAAATGGTCTCCAAATGAATATATGGAACATCAATCACTTCATCATTGTTTTCATTCATCAATACTTTTGCTTTTCCTTCAACTTTGTGCCAGTGAGATATTTGTGTCCCTTGATTACCTTTTCTTATATCTGAAATAGAAAgggggagaaaaagaagaaaaacataacAACCTCGTTATTGTATGGGTTAAAAATTACCATAAATATATGTGGGCCTTGTCAACATTAAGTAAGCCTTCGGAGGCTGCCACCTGTCGCCAACAGGACGTGATGATTTGGTCTCAGACGGTCGACGTCATGAAAGAAACGAAATGCCGTCAACGAGGTCGAGGTAGCTCAACATAGGGTGAAGACGAGGAGCGAAGACGAGGACGAGCACTCCCTTTATTATAGGGGTAAAGGCTAGTTTTAGGAATATGGTTTCTAAGAGAATATTCCAATGAATATTCCTCCCAATTGCACTATTTAGGATTTTTTGGTCCATGTACCccctataaatagaagaataTATAGTTATAGAGGAGATTGGATACTGAACAACACATTAACATTCTCTAAAGATTCTTACTTTACCATATACATATAAACTACAAAGTCCACCTTTCTCTCACATCTTTATCTATCTTTTTTTCCCACGGTCCAAGGAGGATCCgaatattcaaagaatttatcATCATCTACCTTTGTCAGAAGGAATATCAAGGAATCCCACCCTTTTCGGGTGACTCGCatccattttatttatataaatgccatttattgctatttattgtCATTTGTTGCTATTTTTCATATTCTTTGATCGTTGATTGTAgcattattgttgttatttattgcCATTCAAACAGCACACGTGAGATCCTACTACAAGAAGCATTTGGTTTATCTTTTGGATATTAACATTGGCTAAGATTAACCCCACTTTATTATAAAATTCGATTGCATAAGCCTAAATCTAagttttgggtcatatagtttggCGTCGTCTGTGGAGATTTTCTCAGCCAACTTTTTAGTTTCCATTACATCCATAACTTGCCTGACTTGCTAATCTAACGAACCACAAAGTTTATCTTTTTTCTCTAGGAACAAAAAAAACCTCCATGGCAGGTAACCAAGGAAAGGGAACGAAGGTAACAAATAATGTTCCCCTCAACCTCATGAGTGTCATCAACGAAGGCTATGACACCCATGACGAGGAGGTAACGCCCACAGCCTCTCCCAGGCGAGAGAGGTCACTTGCACCTTTCTGCAACACAACAAAACCAAACAGGAAGGGGGCCACCACGTCCACAGGAGAGGAGGCGCCACCCGCCGTAAAAAAGCTCCTCGAAGTATGGCTAACAGATACTCTGGCCAGCGTGCTCAGTAAGAAAACCCCATGCACGACCACAGAAACCACGAGAGTCCATACAGTACCACGTAGGAACGAACAGGACGACCAACCGAGCCGTCTGACTTAAGGTAAAACTCACACTATTACTAACAGTGCAGGTGACAACGTCCTCGCCACCGTGATgaaaagaatgaaagaaatagaaaaCGAGAACAGGGCATTCAGGGACCAAATGAAAGAACACCAGGAACGGGTAGACAAGATATCAGGCGCTCCTAAATTAATACCAAAAAGAGACACCGACAGGTTTGTGGAACAACCATACAGGGAAGAAACGGCTCTGCACGCCATACCAAAAACCATCAAGATACCCACATATCTCAGAATCTACGATGGGACAACCGATCCTGAAGATCATGTAACCAACTAAGTCACCACCGTGAAAGGCAACGACATCACCAAAG is drawn from Nicotiana tabacum cultivar K326 chromosome 9, ASM71507v2, whole genome shotgun sequence and contains these coding sequences:
- the LOC107811789 gene encoding G-type lectin S-receptor-like serine/threonine-protein kinase At4g03230 isoform X2, translated to MSNSSAPLLLWQSFDYPTHTLLPGAKLGYDKRTQKKSVLTSWKNSYDPAPGLFSLELDPKHAQFVLKWNKTTQYWASGSWNGRIFSSLPDWLDTVYNYSYTDNENELYFTYSPFNREIAFRWNMGLSGQVQQLSWSDGSIAWSPLWSLPGERCEVYANCGAFGVCSNANVFCNCLSGFKPRSIGEWYSKDYSGGCVRNGKLQCSDIAEDNDSFWINLTMRLPIPQYTNVTVEDALQCRSTCFNSCSCTAYTYDGSSTCSIWAGDLFNLQQLSQDETGSTIFVKRGSPEAQTKATKSMKLIALLSSITTFMALLIGSFSYIYFRRRRRRMEIRADIRKGNQGTQISHWHKVEGKAKVLMNENNDEVIDVPYIHLETILAATDNFSNANKLGQGGFGPVYKGIFPGEKEIAVKRLSTHSGQGIDEFKNEVTLIAKLQHRNLVRLLGYCINTTEQILLYEYMPNKSLDTFIFDGTLCQLLDWEKRYDIILGIARGIAYLHHDSRLRIIHRDLKASNVLLDEEMIPKISDFGLARIVEGKGTEANTKKIVGTYGYMSPEYALDGLFSIKSDVFSFGVVLLEIVSGRRNTGFYESEEALNLLGYAWKLWTEEAEIQLIDKSLLESCNTSEATKCINIGLLCVQEDPNIRPNMSDVILMLGGEGSSLPQPNRPAFVIRTHISRKPSSSSSKQYIVSNNQVTITVEEGR